One window of the Candidatus Jettenia sp. genome contains the following:
- a CDS encoding GspE/PulE family protein, translating into MRQEEVDDAVQFIRSSKTLGGEDIFINLGYTVQDETAKILDSPTGLPSIELTNVDLTPEILRSVPEDMVRRHLLVPVNNEDGMVTIALSNPPNSTVLDDVRFFIGQKVKFVIAEKDHIEGLIQRYYSNSMGLMPAGLQQTVRRSTEPVLSYDDDTIVELVNTIISDAISMNASDIHIEPLETRLRVRYRVDDFCYEVNSFEKRLQPTIISRIKVMAGLDLAEKRLPQDGRAKIQQSGIDISIRVSTLPIVHGESIVLRILDNANVLRGLRTLGLLEEDYNQLSSIVAIPDGMMIISGPTGSGKTTTLYAMLNELMSPEVKIITIEDPVEYTLDGVNQIQVSAEHGRGFSRILKHILRHDPNVIMVGEMRDLESVEIAMRSSLTGHKVMSTLHTNDAPSVITRLINIGLPPFMINASVQAVIYQRLVRTLCKKMQNSFQACSG; encoded by the coding sequence ATGCGGCAAGAAGAAGTTGATGATGCAGTGCAATTCATAAGGAGTAGCAAGACATTGGGTGGAGAAGATATCTTTATCAATCTTGGCTATACCGTTCAAGATGAAACAGCAAAGATACTCGATTCACCAACAGGGTTACCATCTATTGAATTAACCAATGTAGACTTAACTCCGGAAATACTTCGGTCTGTTCCGGAAGATATGGTAAGAAGGCATTTGCTTGTACCTGTTAATAACGAGGATGGGATGGTAACTATTGCTTTATCAAATCCACCAAATTCGACCGTTCTTGATGACGTACGATTCTTCATAGGTCAAAAAGTAAAATTCGTTATAGCAGAGAAGGATCATATAGAAGGACTGATTCAGAGATATTATTCAAACAGCATGGGCCTTATGCCTGCAGGGTTACAACAAACAGTGCGCCGTTCCACGGAACCCGTTCTGTCCTATGATGACGATACCATTGTTGAATTAGTGAATACCATCATATCAGACGCCATTTCTATGAATGCCAGTGATATACATATTGAGCCACTGGAGACACGGCTCAGGGTTCGTTACCGGGTTGATGATTTTTGTTATGAGGTCAATTCCTTTGAGAAAAGATTACAACCTACGATTATCTCTCGTATTAAGGTAATGGCAGGGCTCGACCTTGCGGAAAAGAGATTGCCACAAGACGGCAGGGCTAAAATACAGCAGTCAGGGATAGACATCAGCATAAGGGTCTCAACCCTGCCCATTGTTCATGGTGAGAGTATTGTATTACGAATACTGGACAATGCAAACGTACTCAGGGGACTGAGAACATTAGGACTCCTTGAAGAAGATTACAACCAACTCAGTTCCATCGTTGCCATACCCGACGGGATGATGATTATTTCAGGGCCAACAGGGAGCGGGAAAACAACAACGTTGTATGCCATGCTGAATGAATTGATGAGCCCCGAGGTAAAAATTATTACTATTGAGGATCCTGTGGAATATACCCTTGACGGAGTGAATCAAATCCAGGTAAGTGCTGAACATGGCCGTGGGTTCAGCAGAATCCTGAAACATATTTTACGGCACGATCCGAACGTTATTATGGTAGGAGAGATGCGTGATCTGGAATCGGTTGAGATTGCCATGCGCTCTTCGCTGACCGGTCATAAGGTTATGAGCACCCTTCATACCAATGACGCCCCATCGGTTATTACCCGGTTAATCAATATAGGGCTTCCGCCATTTATGATCAATGCTTCAGTACAGGCAGTTATCTATCAACGGTTAGTAAGGACGTTGTGTAAAAAAATGCAGAATTCCTTTCAAGCCTGCAGTGGATGA
- a CDS encoding prepilin-type N-terminal cleavage/methylation domain-containing protein, producing the protein MNTYDIHGFSLLEAIIGIAILAVIAGSIATLYPLDIKVMEKETAGIEISLVAQSIKSAVITGARENFSVQDNSFFFIHEGVAVSVNLPPIGEVTNFPGDRDDILRSEGKPNSIARGLYPDGLLYKGEVMLMYRLNTGLLEIKYVTDENNNPVFHDFIGPPLEEDFNLNGTMNSDEDVNRNGLFDTFEDVGIDGLRDEREPGYVPVHNPDPSGDNFDPVRNPNGTERNGRFDAKEPFSDTNGNGIRDFGETFVDEDGDGRFDGETDFNKNGYLDVPDRKVGQDGLPLIIKTYLQNPSLRITNYGYTIRVFHQRIIDPNGNSNSNIFTFEVAIYKDFFKVMPALQSARQDTLNVASLPEVNTGNTVDDDRDGVIDDKVITDMNNKIDRGLTSGAALPEIVLNGDDDDNDAVVDDGLVKPDFVERFQIPF; encoded by the coding sequence ATGAATACATATGATATACATGGTTTTTCACTCCTTGAGGCTATTATCGGAATTGCCATTCTTGCTGTTATTGCCGGTAGTATAGCGACCTTATATCCACTGGACATTAAGGTTATGGAGAAGGAAACAGCAGGGATTGAAATCTCTCTGGTAGCCCAATCAATTAAAAGCGCTGTCATCACAGGGGCAAGAGAGAACTTCTCTGTACAGGATAATTCCTTTTTTTTTATTCATGAGGGAGTCGCTGTATCAGTTAATCTTCCACCAATAGGTGAAGTGACAAACTTTCCCGGGGATAGGGATGATATATTGAGAAGTGAAGGGAAGCCCAATAGTATTGCCAGGGGTCTCTATCCCGATGGGCTTCTTTACAAGGGTGAAGTTATGCTTATGTATCGGCTAAATACCGGATTACTTGAAATCAAATATGTAACCGATGAAAATAATAATCCGGTTTTTCATGATTTTATTGGCCCGCCTTTAGAGGAAGATTTTAACCTTAACGGGACAATGAATAGTGATGAGGATGTTAATAGAAATGGCCTCTTTGATACCTTTGAAGACGTGGGTATTGATGGTTTACGTGATGAACGGGAACCGGGTTATGTTCCTGTGCATAATCCTGACCCTTCTGGAGATAATTTCGATCCGGTGAGAAACCCAAACGGGACGGAGCGGAATGGCCGATTCGATGCCAAAGAACCATTCTCAGATACGAACGGGAATGGTATAAGGGATTTTGGTGAGACATTTGTTGATGAAGATGGGGATGGAAGATTTGATGGAGAGACGGATTTCAATAAAAATGGATATCTTGATGTTCCGGACAGGAAAGTAGGGCAAGATGGTTTACCCCTGATAATAAAAACCTATCTTCAAAACCCCTCTTTACGTATTACAAACTATGGGTATACGATCCGGGTATTTCATCAAAGGATAATTGATCCGAATGGTAATTCCAACAGTAACATCTTTACCTTTGAAGTTGCTATCTATAAGGATTTCTTTAAAGTCATGCCTGCGCTCCAGTCTGCCCGACAGGATACCTTGAACGTAGCATCATTGCCTGAGGTAAATACCGGGAATACCGTGGATGACGATCGTGATGGCGTGATAGATGATAAAGTGATTACCGATATGAATAACAAGATTGACAGAGGCCTTACCAGTGGCGCTGCACTCCCTGAGATTGTCCTGAACGGCGACGATGATGATAATGATGCTGTTGTTGATGATGGCCTGGTTAAGCCAGATTTTGTAGAACGGTTTCAAATTCCATTTTGA